The genomic window ACAAAGGCGTCAGTTGAAGGATTTATAGTTGCATCTCGACGCGACCTGTCAATTCATGAACCAATGGTTGAAAGAACCAAAACATCCCTTGGCCTATTCGAGCCGAATTCCCGTTCATCGAGACCATCTAGCGCGGAAGAGTTTCAGGCCATCTGAAGCCATCTTGATCCGAACCCCGAATTAGTCCAAAAACTTGAGTGTGAAGCAAAGGCGTAGTGAGGGCTACAATCTGACGCGGGAGATCAGACAGTATAAGCCGCAGATCTTGGCTTTGGGGGTTTGAAGCGCCTGGGTAGGGGTTAGGTCGGTGTCGCAGGGGCTGGTTTGGGGTTAGCGGAGGGAAAGGTGCAGGGGGTTTCAGAGTGTGGTCTCAAACCGTCGCTTGGAATACAAGGCTGGAAGAGGAATAGAGAAGTGACTAAAGTGCGGAATACGGCAACGGGGATCCGTGAattgaaggaggagggcacCAAGTGCTACTGTCATGTTCATTGTGGGTGGCTGGAGAGTAACAACCGCTACCACTCCTCTGTTCAATCAGAAACGCAGAAGCTGCCACTGCACCAAACTTGTGTCTAGAACATGCCCATCAAACTACACTTTCGACCCTTCATCCCGGCAACTCGACCCGTCGTCCCAGGAGCGTGTTTCTGTACGCGCCTTCTGTCTTGCACGGCTGCCCTGTACAACGAATACCTACTCATCTGGACCACACGGTCGGGAAGAATCTGACTCATGGATCGCAGACACGGATATCTAGGGCTTTTCGAGTCTCGGCGGCATTCGTAACCTTTAGTGGGCCATTGTGGGCTGTCTCAGACGGGATCTCGGCCCAAAAGCTTAGACAGCTCTGTTCGCAGATCTAAGggtccttggtgttgagagcaCAACAAAACCCTTGATTCTCTGCAACTACGCCCTGAATTTCTCTAGTTACTTCAAATCAAGTTGAATTTCCCAGTCTTAGATCTTTCTATCATTTTTGCATCGATTTATGAACGACTGACTGCTTAGGTACTTCACCTTGATATCCAAGATGGAACAGCGGCGTGATAGACAAGTGTCTCGGTCTATAAAAGCGGTAAACCGCCACGTAATGAGAGATGGGTACTCTGCTGATCAAATACTGGGACTTGACGATAAGAAACAAGTGCACCGTGTCATTATGCTATCCCGTCGGACGGGGAGCAAGACACGACACGACTTGACGCTGATCAAGAGCGAAAAGAGAGGTTCATTTACCACTATATAGTACTGCTAAGTCCCAAGAGAGGGCGAGGAACAATTTAAATTCTTATCGTTTCGGGCAAACATAAATCCAGTCCTACTACCATGTCATTGAGATGTCTTCTTTGGCTCTTTTTCTTATGTACACTCGCGTCCAGCCTTGCAACCAGGAATAAGGCATCAGAAACCACAAACCCATTCACACATGATATCTACTCAAGTAGATATGCCCTCAACGAGGACGGGACACCAAACAATGAGGGCGAGGCAGGTTTGACCCAATCGTAAACCCAGACCAGATCTAACCTCCTACTTTTAGGCCCACGGAAAAATCACACCCCCAGAGGGTGCAGAGCTTGCTTCGATAAAGCTTAATGACAAAGACGAAACAGAGGTTGCAGTCTTCATGTCTGACAATCTCAAGAAGAGCCGAGTTGAGCACGCGTTTATCATCGTCCATGGAAAGCTTCGAGATGGAGACTATTATTGGGACACGATGAACAAGGCCGTGAAACGCGCGAAGGAAGCGAACTACCCTGGATCGAATCGAGAAAGTGTTGTTATCGCCCCTCAATTATTCTCAACTGTCTTCAACTCGGGCCAATACACGTCACGCCAACTTGCTTGGGGAGACCTAAACGCGTGGCAGGCCGGGAGTGTTGCAACACATCCCTCGGGGACAAACTTTTCGTCCATGGATGCTTTAGATGCATTGCTCAACGATGTCTCAAACAGAAAAAAGTACCCCAACATGAAAAATGTCACCTTCgttggccatggtggtggCGGACAGCTTGTACAACGATACGCGGCCGTTGGCAAGGATCCCAGAGCTCATATCTCGGTTCGCTACATTCACGGAGATGCTTCATCCTGCGCATACTTTACAACCGATCGGCCAATTATGGAAGACGAAAGCACTGCGCCAGGTGCCTGCGAGTTCTATAACACTTGGCGCTACGGATTCGATCAGTTCCCCGGGACAATCGATGGTCGAAAATCACCCAAGGAATACTTCAGTCAGTACATCACACGAGACGTTATATCACTCGTCGGATACCGCGATGTGAAGAGCAATGGCGACACATCCTGCATGGCAAGAGCTCAGGGCGGAACCAAGAGGCGAGACCGTAGCCTTGTTTGGTACAGGTACATCAACACACTTGCCCGGACAAGTGAGAACTTGGATGGATTTCCTGGAAGGTTTGGCAATCTTACAGATTGGAGTTCGGTCTCAAATGGATCTGTCAGTCTGCGATTGAGTGTGGTTAAAGATGCTACCCATGATGTAGCCGAGGTTCTGCAAAGCAAGAATGGTCTATCAGCGCTGTTCAGTGATAAGGAGGTATATACTGGCTGGAGACCAAAGGCTTTGGACTAATCATAGGAGTAATTGGTAGAGAGAATGGAGATAATTTGAGCCCATCCTTAGACTTGGCTTTAGCGGACTCGCAAGACATTCCTAGGCTCACCACCCAGACAGGACCCTGGGGCATGGTCCTTATCGTGTACGGGTCGGTATGCGATGAGGTCCTTATCTGAATTCATAGACAACCCTGAACCGAGATTACATAGACCATGGTTTACTCTGATGAGCCAGGCGGCATCTGCCGAAGAGATCGACAACAAATACGGACCCGAAAGACGAAAAACACCGCGGGAATTTCTCATTGCTGCGCTCGTGCGTCTATCCAAAAAGCTTCATTGGCTTCTTGACCCTGTTGATCCACCAGAGGCCCAATAATTCGTGCTCGCCCTGTGTGTTAACAGCTGCAAAACTCCACAGCGACCCATACAGGTTGCGAAATCTGTCTCACAGATGCAGCCTCGGGAATATCAACATCCCGAGATGTTCACCGACAGGTTGTTCACTCACTCACCTCGCATTTTCGGCCCGAGAGAACTCGCCGCTTAGATAATGTCCAATGCCGATATATGTACTCTGGAATAGCTTCACTTCACAAGTCTTGACTGAAGTCGATACTTCAGCCTCCATCTCGAAACCCCATTCGGCAATAACAATACCCATCATGCCGGTCAAAGAGTTGCTCGAGGCGCCTTGGATCTTTTTAAAGTCCACAGCATCCGCGTCAAAAATCCCCTTGTTTTATTTTGTGGTACCTCTCATCGCGATTATAATCGCATGTTTCTTCTTCACATCCAGGCCAAACGCCCCTTGCCTGAACCCCGGAAGTTCCTTAGACCTCACCAATGGCCGGGTAAAAAAGGAGTTCCTGCCACAGCTTCCTTCGCCAGAGAAAAATCCCCGGCAAAGAGAACTCGTCTCAGCCCGTCAGTACCAGTGAAAACCATCTTAGATTCGGGCACGGGAAACATGCCTGTCTTGGAAGGTTCTTTGCTGTCAACGAGATCAAGGTCGCCTTGGCTCACCTCCTGCTCACTACGAGTGGCTCTTTGCAAAGTTCTTGGTCATGTCGATTATCTTAAAGGACAATCAAGCACCCGAGCGTCCTTTAGGGCTGCAATACAGCCCAATTCTTACATCTAAGTCCATTAAAGATGAAAGAAACTGTCCATTCTCTCCTTGTTCTGTTCGCAAGGTGTTAGACGCCCCACTTCCTACCTCGGTCAACTACCCTCGTCATATCCACGACTGTTCTCACAAGGTGGTTCGGCTGAGCGACAGTCGCTACGCCTCGGCAAGTGGACACAGTAGACTTTGATGCTTGGGGTGTTTCTTTAAGCGGAACCACTGCATGGACCCCGACAACGCTACGCTGTATACGCTTGACCGCTCGTATTCATAACAGTCAGTTCATCATGACCACACTTTAGTTGGTTGGGTTGAGGTTTGGCCTGTCGGGGAATTAGCAGCCTCGCCAATCAAAATGGAAGAAAAAGATCTCCTCTGAATCGAGTCAAATCCTATACTATGAGGTATGAAAGAGAGGATTTATCACCCATTTTACAGAAGAGATTTGTCAGTCGGACAGATTTTTCATCAGTTCAGCGGGGTTCTAGGTAAATACAGCACTTTTTGTTGTTTATAAAAGTCGCAAGTCTCCATGAGACGATCCAGCAGTGCCTAGGTCAACATCAAGCAACAGAATCCCCTCCAACAATCGCAGACAACACACAAAACATCAATCAAGTCGTTTATCCAAAATGGTCAAAGTTACAGTCGCAGGCGGCTCCAATGGTCTCGGTCGAATCATTGTCCGTGCCATTGCAGCCGCCGGCAAGCACGAGGTTTCGGTGCTCTCGAGACAGGTTCGTGATCATCGCCACAGCTATCTTGACGAAACCATAGTTAAGAGTTTGGCTGCAATTGTAGGGCAAAGAAACCGATCCTAAGGATTACATTCCGGTGCTAGTCGTAGACTACTCCAGCCCGGAGAGTATCGCCGATGTCCTTCGGTCCAATGGCACTGAAGTCGTCATCTCTACCATCGGCATCCTTTTCGAAGACACCCACCAGGCTCAGATGAACCTTATCGAAGGTGCTGAGAAGTCTGGGACTGTTAAACGTTTCGCTCCTAGCGAGTTTGCTTACGATTATCTTGCCGCCAAAGAAGGGTAAGATGTCCCTGCCTTCATAGATGATACTGTCTCACGTCCCTCGCAGTGGGTACCCGTGCCAAGTCCCCGGCCTCGAGGGCTACAAGGGCAACATCTACAAGATTGCGGCTTTCAAGAAATTGCAATCTACAAGCATGGAATCCACACGATTCATTATTGGGTTTTTGATGGATTACTACGGCACTCCGGCCGAGTTGCCTCCTGTCTTGCATCTTGCCGTGGTCCTAGACATTGAGAACAACAAGGCAGCCTTGCCTGTCACCGGCGATGACAAGGTCACTCTGACGCATTCCGAAACGATTGGAAAATTTGTCGCCGCGAGTTTGGATCTGAAAGAGTGGCCAGAGAAGTCGTGGATCATTGGAGACACGTTGACTTGGCGGGAGGCACTTGGCTTTGTGGAAAGCACGCGCAGTAAGACATTCTTCGACTTGACCTCCCCTGTTTGGATCTTCTCGCTAATTTCACTTTTCACAGAAATCAAGTTCGATGTCCACCTCGACTCCATCGATGATCTGAAAGAATCGAAGATTACAGAACTCCCCGGCAACATACCGAAGTATGAGTTGGTTGGAAAGCCGTTCTTTGACGGAATGATGTCGCTTTGGTCTCTGGGGTTCGCCTGGGGCTGGTACGACTTGACTTCGTACAAGAAGTCCGAAAAGACGTTGAATGAGGTGTTTCCGGAGCTAGAAACTCTCACATTCAAGAGCTTCATGGAGCGCTGCTTTGGAGAGGAGGCAAAATGATCGAAAGCTTTAGATAGCTGGTACTCTAGCTAGTCTTGTCAGGGTTTTTATTATGCTGTCTAGCTAATAGTCTCGTCAATAAACCATCTGAACTCTGCATGAGTCCAGTGTAAACATGACATCCTTGCAATGGACTGGTCTAGCCCGTCGGCTTGCCGGCTACGC from Fusarium falciforme chromosome 2, complete sequence includes these protein-coding regions:
- a CDS encoding NmrA domain-containing protein, which produces MVKVTVAGGSNGLGRIIVRAIAAAGKHEVSVLSRQGKETDPKDYIPVLVVDYSSPESIADVLRSNGTEVVISTIGILFEDTHQAQMNLIEGAEKSGTVKRFAPSEFAYDYLAAKEGGYPCQVPGLEGYKGNIYKIAAFKKLQSTSMESTRFIIGFLMDYYGTPAELPPVLHLAVVLDIENNKAALPVTGDDKVTLTHSETIGKFVAASLDLKEWPEKSWIIGDTLTWREALGFVESTRKIKFDVHLDSIDDLKESKITELPGNIPKYELVGKPFFDGMMSLWSLGFAWGWYDLTSYKKSEKTLNEVFPELETLTFKSFMERCFGEEAK